Below is a genomic region from Diabrotica undecimpunctata isolate CICGRU chromosome 7, icDiaUnde3, whole genome shotgun sequence.
TACTTAAAACTATGTGAACATTAGGTTACAATAATtgtgcaaatatttttataatttttattatatcaggTACAATAACAGTATAATTTTAACTCATAATCTGAAATACAAGCACTTTGTTCGCCGTATAAATTTAACCTACCAATTGAACCAACAATAGAGTAGCTGTTAGCTTTTGAAATATATCTTACGGTAGCTTCAAACAAGCCATTTCCAGGAACTGTTGTGAAACTTAACATGTAATCTGATACCTGATAATCCCCTGTTAATTCTTGACTATGCTCCATTACTCTTGCACTTGATATGCGATCTAACTTTAAAGATGCACATTTAGAATGTGCAGACATTAGATCGTTTATATAGTTAACAGAGAAATTAGCTACAGTCTTAATAGTTTGATTATTGACATCAATTTCTATACTCTTTTGACATGTACACCAGTGACTGACAACGCCTGTATCTTCGCAAGTTCTATTTTCATTAATTGCTCTTAGTAAACTTACACCTCTGGACATATTGGTACTATTAGAATTATCATcgatattttctatatttaataAATCAACAAAAGTCTCATGTAAATCGAAGGGTGTTGTTAAAAGTAacgaatttttttgtaaattactgtAATGCTGTGAGTATCTTTGTCTATACCATTCTGGAAGGTACACATATAAGAACGGTAATCTTTCTTCCATCATTCCTTGAAATGTGCTTCTTATTCCTCCCCATCTGATTCCATGGTCGCTCATAACGAAGAGGACTGTATTATTGAGATGACCATTTTCTTGTAAAGCTTTAAATACAGAATAATAATCATCATCACCTATTCTAGGTAAATTTAGATCATCATGAGATATGCTATTCTCCCAGAAAAAACCAAAATACTTTAATGAATTTTCTTTCATCGATAGAATGAAGTTGGTCATATATTTTAAATGGTCTTTGTGTACCCACCTTGCACCTTGGCAAAGTTTAACATTTCCAAAGCCAGTATTTCCTATGGTGTCTATAGCCTCTCGATCAAAATAACTGTAACCATAATCCGTTGGTTGTTTTTTAAAACCTCTTTTTAAGTAATTAAAGATTCCCATCCATGACGAGTCCTCGTCAAAAGCTGTTACATAAcctaaaaaagaaattaatagtAGTATAAAATGTAACATAATTTTTTTGTACTAGTTGAAatagattaataaataaataagaaatgaTCGTGTGTCTCAACAATGTTAGTCAACGAGTATGTTTTTGAAACTACAACAGATAGACATATACAtgattattttgttaaatatgttAAATTGATAAAGGCGCTGTTGAATCTTGTCCAACTTATACAACAATAACTGATACAATTTTTACCTTTCGAGTTCAGTGTGATGCAATAATCGATTTCGTATTTATTGACAAGATTTTCAAAGAGTAACTAAtattgtaaactaaattgtaGACCAAACTATCCATTTCGGCAAGTTAAGCTTTATCTTGAAGAATAAAGATATACCAATGTGTCTAAAATGTAGAGTTTATGACAAATGTATCTTGCCTGTAACTACATATGGACTGGAGACGATGGCCTTTACAAAGAAAACCTTAGAGCAGCTCAGTACAacccaaagagcgatggagagggccATGCTAGGGATTAGTTTGAGAGACAGGATTCGAAATATCGACATTCGGGAAAGAACAAAGTTTACTGATATCGCAGAACGTATAGCAAGGC
It encodes:
- the LOC140446905 gene encoding uncharacterized protein produces the protein MLLGNLLNLKYFILVLICITILVCVYQQDNIFSRIEIDENQVLLEKTVDLGVFTINTPGCKIPYFEAFDKNILDYLEQPGNHVCNDGIPALFESDRTSIRIIEDSLPFYNVTNTNNLTCCYKTFWRIDPDDDAADNKISYSKDCQTFVNKTEIKVEFIKVTFSYNNSDIYDDMFVFVPLKNLTDVKKDLDKIDSYLNILVIGLDSISRLNFHRQMPKSLNYLKQIGTVEMTGYNKIGENTFPNVLAALAGKHIEEIQKDCWPTDNHHFDNCSFVWNSYRQKGYVTAFDEDSSWMGIFNYLKRGFKKQPTDYGYSYFDREAIDTIGNTGFGNVKLCQGARWVHKDHLKYMTNFILSMKENSLKYFGFFWENSISHDDLNLPRIGDDDYYSVFKALQENGHLNNTVLFVMSDHGIRWGGIRSTFQGMMEERLPFLYVYLPEWYRQRYSQHYSNLQKNSLLLTTPFDLHETFVDLLNIENIDDNSNSTNMSRGVSLLRAINENRTCEDTGVVSHWCTCQKSIEIDVNNQTIKTVANFSVNYINDLMSAHSKCASLKLDRISSARVMEHSQELTGDYQVSDYMLSFTTVPGNGLFEATVRYISKANSYSIVGSIGRLNLYGEQSACISDYELKLYCYCT